In the Periophthalmus magnuspinnatus isolate fPerMag1 chromosome 4, fPerMag1.2.pri, whole genome shotgun sequence genome, one interval contains:
- the LOC117370270 gene encoding glycosaminoglycan xylosylkinase, with product MKLKQRMVVLCAVLLLLGLAKIFLLDGGEGSAASRRDLRAFRKMEAGLSLSRGARLTHTLQSPWEIASQWVGPREVYPEETPELAAILTALSTARIERADVGYKGTQLKALLVLDGGQKVVFKPKRYNRDYVVDGEPYAGYDRHNAEVAAFHLDRILGFRRAPLVVGRYVNLRTEIKPVATDQLLSTFLTQGNNSCFYGKCYYCRESEPACAEGEIMEGSLTLWLPDVWPLQKHRHPWGRTYREGKLARWEYDESYCDAVKKMPPYDAGPRLLDVIDTAIFDYLIGNADRHHYESFQDDGGASMLILLDNAKSFGNAALDERSILAPLYQCCMVRVSTWNRLNLLRNGVLSSAMRQALAFDPIHPVLAETHLAALDRRLSGIIATVKQCMEASGPDNTLIEDRMNLPHP from the exons ATGAAGCTCAAACAGCGCATGGTGGTGCTGTGTGCTGTGCTGCTCCTCCTGGGCCTGGCCAAGATCTTTCTGCTGGACGGAGGCGAGGGGTCTGCAGCCAGCCGCCGGGACCTCCGGGCGTTTCGCAAG ATGGAGGCCGGTTTGTCTCTGTCCCGTGGTGCTCGTCTCACACATACCTTGCAGTCGCCATGGGAGATTGCCAGTCAGTGGGTTGGTCCCAGGGAGGTGTACCCAGAAGAGACTCCTGAATTAGCAGCAATCCTCACAGCGCTCAGCACAGCCCGAATCGAACGTGCCGATGTGGGCTATAAGGGGACGCAGCTCAAAGCTCTACTGGTCCTGGATGGGGGGCAGAAAGTAGTCTTCAAACCCAAGAG GTACAATAGAGACTACGTAGTGGACGGTGAGCCTTATGCTGGGTATGACAGACACAATGCAGAGGTGGCGGCTTTTCACCTGGACAG GATCCTTGGGTTCAGAAGAGCTCCTTTGGTCGTGGGACGCTACGTGAACCTGCGAACAGAGATCAAACCAGTTGCCACCGACCAACTGCTGAGCACCTTCCTCACGCAAG GTAATAACAGTTGTTTCTATGGAAAGTGTTACTACTGTCGGGAGAGTGAGCCGGCCTGTGCTGAGGGGGAGATCATGGAGGGTTCATTAACCCTTTGGCTGCCGGACGTGTGGCCTCTACAAAAGCACAGACACCCCTGGGGCAGGACCTACCGGGAGGGAAAACTGGCCAG GTGGGAGTATGACGAGAGCTACTGTGATGCAGTGAAGAAAATGCCTCCATACGACGCTGGCCCTAGACTCCTGGATGTGATTGACACGGCCATATTTGATTATCTCATCGGAAACGCCGACCGCCATCACTACGAGAGTTTCCAGGATGATGGAGGAGCCAGCATGCTTATCCTACTTGACAATGCCAAGAG TTTTGGGAACGCGGCTCTTGACGAGAGGAGCATTCTGGCACCCCTTTATCAGTGCTGCAT ggttCGAGTCTCCACATGgaacagattaaacttgttgAGGAATGGGGTTTTGAGTTCAGCGATGAGACAGGCTCTGGCCTTTGACCCCATTCACCCGGTTTTGGCTGAGACGCACTTAGCAGCTCTGGACCGGCGGCTTTCTGGAATCATAGCCACCGTCAAACAGTGTATGGAAGCATCAGGCCCAGACAATACACTAATAGAAGACCGAATGAACCTCCCTCATCCATAA